The Maniola jurtina chromosome 13, ilManJurt1.1, whole genome shotgun sequence genomic interval GAAGCCACAATATATAAAACAGTATTATTCGCTGATGATATCGCAATAGTCGTATCCACCGAAAATATTTCTGGTGTCAAATTCCATGAGAATGAAATTAATTTGACAATTAAATCAATTATAAATTGGCTTGACACTAATAATCTTCAAATAAACTTATCCAAAACCAAATAtgttcaatttaataaaaatctacccGCCTTATTAGACATACATTATGATGACATTAATTTAGAATCAGTGAACGTAATCAAGTTTTTAGGAATATACGTGGATACAAATCTAACATGGAATGAGCAGATCGGTAAGGTTGCTGAAAGGGtcaataagttttgttttgtcCTGCGACGGCTAAGGAATATAGTAGATATGAAAACTAGGCTGGAAGTGTATCATGCGTACGTGGCCTCTAGTCTTAGATATGGTTTGATGTTCTGGGGTAATGGGAGTTACATTAATAGAGCATTTATTGCCCAAAAGAAATGCGTCCGAGCAATGTGTGGTGCCGCACCAATAGATAGCTGCAAAccacttttcaaaaaacttaatttgttaACTCTGccatgtttatatttatttgatatttgtGTCTTTATTAAGAAGCATAATGATCTTTTCACTAAAGCGTATAATGTTCGCTCTTATCCGACGAGGAATCCTAATAGGTTGGTTTTGAATTGTGTCCCTAGAACGGCAATGTATACAAAAAATTTCACTGGAATGTGCATTAAAGTTTTCAATAAATTGCCAAATCACATCAAATCATTACCTCTGGGaccatttaaaagaaaattgtatGAATGGCTCAGCGCGAAAACATTCTACActgtaaatgatttttttgattataaagaatgaataaaattataattttaaaatatcttagttacctatttgatattatatttattgacttgatgtgattatactatttgctataatattatttattggttgacttactaagataataataaggtaataattataatttgacatgtgatatatttaatgtaataatgtaatttagtttaatgaattcaaagaacagttttgcatgcctgattatataaggtgaaacatttctactggacaatatgtagTACTACTTAATAAGATCttactgtaaaaaatgtttcagcaaataaaaaactcttgaatcttgaatcttgaatcttgaatcatCGTTCTTTGCAACCGGTTTTGTTGTCCACCGCACTAATCGAAGTACGAACtcgaaataatgtttatttactcGCAAATGCATTATTAGATAACGGAAGCGAACGCAGTTTCATAACCGAAGCCTTTAGTAAAAAACTAGGGGTAGAATTATTACAGTCCACTCACGAAATAAGAGGTGTAGGTAATTCAGTGACGCAATGCACGAAATCATGCGACATTGAGATTAAATCGCGCATATCTACCTACACTACTAAAATACATTGTTTCATATTGCCGCTAATTTCAAGTACGTTGCCCGCTGTACATTATGAACGCGCGAAGTTtcgtatacctaatagtttacAGCTGGCAGACCCGCATTTTCTTGATTCTCGAAAAATAGATATATTAATCGGCGCAGATATATTTTGGGAATTAATACACGAAGGTAACATAAGGTTACCTAACGGaccttatttacaaaatacgcATTTAGGCTGGATAATATCGGGACCTATCGTATTTAATACGCGCAACGATAGGCTTATTCAGTGTAATTTCACGCAATCGATAGACACGCAATTACGCCAATTCTGGGAGATCGAGGAGCTGCCTCGGGATCGGGATACGCGCACGGATGCTGAGCGTGCTTGCGAAGAACTGTTCACTCGTACTACGACGCGCAATGACGAGGGACGGTTTATTGTTAGCATACCTCTTAAGTCATCACCCGATCTTTTGGGCGAATCACTTCCACAGGCGGAACGACGCTTCCTAGCGTTAGAAAAGCGGTTAGGACGCGCGCCcgcttacaaaaaattatacgcAGATTTTCTTCATGAGTATGAGAGCCTAGGTCATATGACTCGCGTTTCGACCTACGGAACCCCTCATTATTTTATGCCACATCACGGCGTATTTCGCGAAAATCACTCGACTACTAAACTTCGAGTTGTTTACGATGCTGGGGCCGTTTCTAGCACGGGAATTAGCTATAATGACCTACAGTTGGTAGGCCCGCCTATCCAAGGCGACCTAATTTCAATTATATTGCGCTTCAGGCAACATCGGTACGTCGCATGCGCAGACATCGAAAAGATGTACCGACAGTGCCTTGTTGATGAAAAGCAGCGAGATCTTCAGCTGATTCTCTGGCGCGACGAACCCACGCAGCCACTCGGTGTCTATCGCCTCAACACGGTCACCTACGGAACCGCATCCGCGCCGTTTTTAAGTTGTCGCTGCCTAAAACAACTTGCATGCGAAGCAACCAATCCCGAAGTGTCGCGAATTATCAATGAAGATTTTTACGTCGACGACATGATCACGGGTTCACACGACAAAGaaacattattaaaattgtGCGAAGAAACAACCAAGACGTTGCAAGCTGGTTGTTTCCCACTACGCAAGTGGATCTTCAATTTTACGTGTGAACCCGAGATGACGTCATCGTCGTGCGCTTCTAAGCAAATACTCGCGGAGAAtacaaatcacaaaacattaGGTATTGGTTGGCTTAATGACAGCGacgaattttatttcaatacggAATTTGAGTCTAATAATGAACCTATAACTAAACGCATAATTCTATCATACGCATCTCAAATTTTCGATCCACTGGGGATTTTAAGTCCGTTCATCTTGACTGCAAAAATGTTATTACAACAGTTGTGGTTATTAAAATTGGACTGGGACGACATCGTACCTACTGACATCGCGCGTCAGTGGAACCGGTTTCTCGCTTCGCTGTCGATCCTAAAAACGATACGTGTTCCTCGATATGTCATGGATATTGATCCTACATCTACCGAGAGGCATATTTTTAGCGACGCTTCTCAAACCGCGTACGGCGCGTGCGTTTATATAAGGACCGTAAGCGCTAATACGGTCAAAGTGCAATTGCTCTGTTCTAAAGGGAAGGTTGCACCGCTGAAAACCGTCAGCATCCCACGGTTAGAGCTTCTCGGTGCTCTAGTGGGTGCTCGCCTTTATAACAAGGTTCGCGATTCACTTCACTGCAACTTCGATCACGTAATATTTTGGACGGACTCGACAATTGTCTTAGGTTGGCTGCGCATGCCGCCACGATTGCTAAAAACGTTCGTTCAAAATAGGACGATAGAAATTCACGATTTGACGAAGGATCTCCCGTGGCGTCATGTAAGCGGGAAGGAGAACCCAGCTGATCTCGTTTCACGTGGGGTTGAAAATCTCGAGGAGCTCTCTTCGTCTAATTTGTGGTGGGAAGGGCCAGCCTTCCTTCGTGACAGTTTTGACTGTGAAAACGTACCTCCCTTTTACACGCACGAAGATCAGTCAAATGACTTACCTGAAATAAAGGGTAGTGACGTCACCGCGTTAGTAGCCCAGGATAGGTCGAACTCTGAAGATGGATCTATTATCGATTTCCAACGATTCTCTCAGTTCAGCCGGCTGAGACGTTCAACTGCTTATGTTTTACGGTTTTCACATAATACGCGCAATAAACTTAATAAGCGGTCGGGCGTTCTTACCGTCGATGAACTGAGAGAAGCCGACAACTTGTTGGTTAGGCTGTCTCAACTGGAATCTTTTCCAATTGAGTACAAGTCAATAGCCAACAATCGCGcgctaaaaaataaacataatttaagtaaattaaatctgtTTATTGATGACAATAAACTGTTGCGAGTTGGCGGCAGGTTGGACTATTCAGAGTTCGACTATAATAAAAAACACCCAATTTTACTTTCAGGCAAACATCATTTCACGCTTCTTCTTTTTCGCCACGAACACAAATCCTTGCTACACGCAGCCCCGCAGGCGCTTCTTTTTCACCTTCGTGAATCTTGGTGGCCAATCGCAGGCAGAAATCTCGCTAGAAAGGTAGTTCACGACTGCGTGGTGTGTAAGCGCCTGCGAGGTCAAACACTTACCCCTCTGATGGGAAATCTTCCCAGCGAGAGGATTACACCCACTTTTCCGTTCTTTCGATGCGGCGTTGACTATGCCGGCCCAGTGTTCGTTTTGACCAGAAAAAGTAGGGGAGCTAAAACTACAAAGGCATacatttgcatttttatatGCCTCGTTACGCGCGCTGTGCATTTAGAGCTGGTGAGTGATCTTACTACTAAAGCGTACTGTCTCACACTCAACCGCTTTGTCTCACGCAGGTCAAAACCCGCTGAAATATGGTCTGATAATGGCTGCACCATGGTCGGCCTTAAAAACGAATTCGCGCAATTTTTAGAACGCTGTAGTTCTGACATTATTGAATACgcaaatcaacaaaaaatttaatttaaattcatagTGCCGTATGCCAGCCACTTTGGTGGACTGTGGGAACGTGGAGTACAGTCGTGCAAGTACCACCTTCGCCGCGTGGTCGGTAACGCGCATCTCACATACGAAGAGTTCAGCACAGTATTAGCACAAGTTGAAGCTGTCCTGAATTCTCGTCCCCTCTCCCCAATGTCTTCCGATCCTAACGACTTCCTTCCTCTAAGTCCTGCTCATTTTCTGGTTGGCCGTACGCTCACCGCACCTGCCTACGACAACCTGGTGGAGACGCCCAAGCATAGACTCGATCGGTACCACAGGGTGGAGCAAATTCGACAACACTTTTGGAGACGCTGGTCGAAAGAATACGTATCCGAGCTGCAAACACGGACGAAGTGGAGACAAAACACGCAAGACCTCAAACCCAACACTATGGTCATCATCAAAGAGGACAACTTCCCGCCGTTGAAATGGCATCTCGGACGAGTCATCAGAAACATACCTGGGAAGGATGGACTCTCAAGAGTCGCGGAAATACAAACTGCATCCGGGCTTGTGAGGCGAGCTTATGCAAAGATCTGCCCATTAGTCGACCCTGATGAGGACAGTCTTGGAAGCCAAGAGCTCCAAGGCCGGGGGCATGTTGCGGCGTCGTAGATCGGAACGCTGACCGCGGGCGTGGGCCAACCTGATTGGTCCACGTAGCTGTGTCGTCGACTTTTTCAAAACGTCAATTCAAATGGACATTCGACATTcgcttttcgttttatataaCATCGTTGTTTTCAAAATCGTATATTGTAATCGCTAATTAGTTTGATTAAACCAAAATATCAAAAGTTCtcttttttcttcaaataccAAGCGCAAAcatatgtgtattgtgtatgtgtgtgtgtgtgtgtacctactccttcacgcaaaaaccactagacggatttggctgaaatttggaatggagatagatagtatcctggattagcacataggctatttttatcccgaaaaatcaaagagttcccacgggatttcgaaaaacttaaatccacgcgaacgaagtcgcgggcgtaagctagttttttaaataaatttaaaatagggTCTAGGGTCACAAAACACTTCAAGCATAGCATTCTTCATCGTCCATTGAGTGATTTTGAGCTTTATGTTTGGTTGGTACCTAGATAGGGTTTTGTTGCAGCAACCTGTTACCACCATTTTGAATAATTGGCATAGCAAGGACCATCGAAAATTAACTCTATAGACTATCTTAATTGTCTAGACATCAAGGTCAGAATATTATTACTTCTCTAAacttaatgtaaaatttaaagtGAATTGGCTTTCTATAATTTAAATTCGTGAGTTAACAATATGTAACAAATGCTATTTTTTAAAGcaagtaaaaatatttgaaaatgaaaCTAAAAAGTCTTTCTTTAGttatggatataatattataataagtataacattcttttgtaaaattcaaattttttttaaacataaaaaggAATGAAATAAAgctttgtaaattttttttaatttccacatTATGGTGTCTAATATCGAGTCgcaaaataaatttcatttaaaatttcatttcgTGTACAACGAGTTCATTTAAGCATAAAAGATTTCAAAGCAGATTTTCAGAGGATAATCCGCCGTTCAGATATTACGTTTTCCTCGCATATATCATGTCAAATAACTTATTGCAATGAACTGAAATGAAACCTGAAAAATACTGGAAAAAGCGGATAATATTAATCCGAAGACTTTTCTAACGAGGCTAGAGTCTCCATgaataatttaatgaaatttttctttcttgtacagcaattaatattattaattgcgTAGTTGAAATAaagagccagcgagtgccagaccttcgttattttataaaagctgaaactttCTTTGAGTATTGTCCTTATCACAAGGAGTAACGATCAGCGTCTATGAGTTTGGATCGTGGTGACTTTGGAACATAACAGATAATAAAGGTATAAAAAAAGTCTTACATCAAaaagtcaattttttattttttctttggaatagtattagaaatcacgtcatacattgccagacacttgaGAGTCGTATCAATCCTCTGCCAGACACCCGTAATGTTTAAAAGTCAGAACCTCAGAGGCTAACATCTTATTGAAGGATTTGACCAGGCGCTTTCGAGTGGCACTGGCAAGTTGCCTGCGGCCTTATATTGGTATTAttaatatactagaggatgcccgcgtctttgtccgcgtggaattaggttcaAGATTcaaagattcaagattcaaatATTTACTTGCTTAAAAACATGTTAACAGGAtcttattaaattaatgaataatgTTTACCCACTGAtaggcatgcaaatatttatagCACATGGTTAAGTCtaaggttttcaaagatcccgtgggaactgtttgattttccgggataaaaagtaacctatggccgtcaccgggatataagctaaccctgtaccaaatttcgtcagaatcagttaaactaaagctagcaggcagacggacagacagacagacagacagacagacagaccgacagacagacagacagatagacagaccgacagacagaccgacagacagacagacacactttcgcattttataatataagtatggatcaGCCTTGAGACCTTTTTCATCACTCCCAGAAGACATGGCTACCCCAAGCCAAACGCGATAAATCAAGATACTATCTCAAATGTAGCCAATTAACTGAGTCTCATTTTGCTACTGGATCATTTgacgtttttcaaaattaatgatCGCTAAGAGTTAGGGATTTAAATTCTGTTCGGGCTATAAAGTTGCAGCGACGAGGTTTGTTAATGGGGTGCTTTATGCACTTTTAGTCAGTGGAAggagcataataattattattattaaagaaaaagaaaaaaacaattataatatggCTAATGTTGTtatgtacacaatctctaaattaaaaaaccggtcaagagcGAGTGGGACTTGTACAAGGGTTTCGTACCagcgtacaagaaataacactttttttttaatttgcattacggccattttgatatttttattatttgttgttatagcgccaatagaaatacacatactgtgaaaatttcaactctctacctacctaTGATGGCTCACGAGATAAAGtgcgctgacagacagacggaaagatgggcggacggacggaaagcgaaggcttagtaatcgggtcccgttggcagccttcgggtacggaaccctgaaaaatgacagatctaaatgtattactatctctttcataatgctccatGTGGAAAACAATATTCTTTGGAATTGCTAAAAAAATAGCTTTATTTGAGCCACTGTTGCGAatacacttaacagggctctctccgtcactcgcttcatacaatcgtagttccaatttcatttgaatattaatcaaccaaagtctatgaaattttgcagacatattctagaaactaatatctgtgtctgtggtgttttagatttttctaaaaatatgtagttttaaaattacagcggctcaaagatttgtatgaaattttttaagaccgcgtaactttgaaaccgaatatttttacagaaatctggaaaaccacagacatagatacttattagtttttagaatatgtctgcaaaatttcatggactttggttgcttaatattcaaatgaaattggaactacgattgtatgaaacgagtgacggagagagccctcttaagctaaACTTACAATTTAAAAGCTCTGTTCTCTTTAATTAAAAGCAACGTTCACTAAAGCAAatttatcatattaattaaactgtttttcataaaatttaatCAAGCGAACCCTGCGCAGAGTTTTCAAGCGAAAAGAGTTTACTTTtccgaaattaaaaaaagataatcTCGAGGTTCCACCAGTGATAAAATTGAGTTCTAAACAAGttcatctaaatatattttaggaaaatattgtacctattcCTAGGCTTCTTTGAATCACTGAGCCGGTTATGAGTATTTCTAGCTTGAATGTCTATATTTTCTGGAAGATAGAAGAAGTCTTTGtggtaacactcttggcagagcggtcgtggtcatcacgaggtgacgtttttgggggcagatgttatacgcctcacgagcattcgccacttctccctgctggtcgatattctggtacactcgtgcacggcaccgcccacagcggacttGATTTGAtcggtccatcgcgtaggcgaccttcctcgccctttTTTACCCTCCATCTTGCCCTGCACcacaagacgctcaatggagtcactctcacgcTGGGAGACATGTCCGAAGAACTTTAGCGACCCTGTATAACTACCGCCGAAAGATGTTGTATAATGCCGAGTTCTTGGAGTTACTATACGAATTCAGAAATAAATACGCAGAACTAGGTGGGTGTTAactgtgatgaatgtttttgtTGCGTAAAAAATCACAGGCGCTGATGGCCGAGTACAAAAGTTGCATCAATATCCAAAGATCAATTCACAGACCTACCTGATGATTTATCATTCCTGTACAATGCCACGCATAAACCGATAAGAGGCCAATTAGTAGTATGGGTCTCATATAATCTGCCATAGCACTTCTATGTGTAAGccccaatgactttctaagcatggacacatcgtggcatacaacacaagagcccaaacatggcacacgtttctaaattcaccctatgtagcttcaactgctccatttatacattcccgctaacattcaagtcctgtaaactaacctcagtgattaagccgcaatgtaaatcgattattgcactcgaagctgaataaggtgattttagaagcaaacttgaacaaaaaatggaatggagtagtgtagcactattaatttttgttatttctttgagagatttttcgtttttgtaaatatgaaactattatactatatctatactatatactattctgctcgtgctgattcactgactgactgactgactgactcatttgatcacctcttctgtaaaattttgtatgtttttttttttaccgatggtttatatatatagaggacaaaaaatgattcggaggaaaaatatggatagagctgatgattgaggatttcggtgaggagcacggccagggtattgaagataggtggggggtgctcgaacaaatgtcactcagaacttcatccaattgacagggagctgaaaaataaaaccaaaatggcggattcaagatgggccttgaatcaagatggccaaaggcctcccaccagccgacctaaaccaattaagaaaatctcaatcggcccagccgggaatcgaacccgggaccctcgtcatacaaatccaccgcgttaccactgcgcactggaggtcgtcaaaagatctatctatacatataataaaattgtagaaaagtggtgtctgtacaatggaaatatataaaaaaaagtagcaggggttgttaataataacaacccctgctactttttttttatcgatgccgaacccgaaattgtaattaattttttttttgtctgtttgtctgtgtgtttgtgcacgctaatatcagaaacggcttattcgatttagatacggttgtcactaatatattgtagtaagcttcacttaacatttagtgtttatttcatgtcaatcggttcataaataaaaaagttatgtcaatttaaagaatcacggcgaacatttttaacgtacagatacacgcctcgcgcctgagcgtccgtggctatataaagcgcgctgagagctattccacgcgaacgaagtcgcgggcacagctagtaataaaataaatgtgatacaataatggccaatagattttacattaaacaaaaaaagctactccacagttttgtttttccgacattcgtgacgcgcccttccatctgtctctttccgatgtgcgtgagagaaaggaatgggaacattgcaaataattttagatatttctagtgttttcaatggttttactaagtattttacactttttcgcatgttatcttacgtaaataaaattaacttaccggtggtaagtcacaccatctcttttctgcgtcgttaacgtattattttggcactttttgatcgcgcatttaggcgtcttgacagctttgcagtcaacatgcgactaatgaagaaagtgtgcttacaccgagtataagcacacttacttggtcccgtgttatgcgcgccagtgcgatgtccttgcttagaaagtcattggtaaGCCCACTTCGTTTTAAGACTACAGACCGTTCACTCTAACTTGTCCCTTGCCATCATGTTGGTACTAATGCAGGtcacacaataataaacccTAAGTTCAAAGGAATAAAGCAAAtaagcaatggtgccaacataacGGCAAGGGAAAAGTTACAGTGAACGGTCTGTAACTTATCAAAAATCGCAGCAAAGCACTAACTTGtctttaaatcaaaaactctatCCACTTTCCCAgtatatttatactaatttcCTTAGTGGTCATTATTTTAGAATGGGTATATGGGTAataaaaggaagggtaatgattttagcagtctatgtatgtatgtatgtttgtatccagattgtgtgtgttccaccgtagtgcctaaactattcgaccgattttgatgaatgaggtgccaattgattcgttgtaaaggtttGAGTgccataggctatattttatacgaataaaTTGACAGAAccgatgttacatcaaaaaaagtaggtctctaaagattttttttgctattctatcgagtgggatgtcaaatgaaagaggagaaaattctgagctcatgtatatgaatgtacaataacattgaaatataccaagcgccggaaaaacaattttactccaatatttcagcgtttattaagacgatcgcagtcgggttttagttttcaactttatcttgttaatttCCAGATCCATACGTAAAAGTGTGGCTTCAGTTCGGTGACAAACGCATAGAGAAGCGCAAGACGGCTGTATTCAAATGTACTCTGAATCCTGTGTTCAACGACTCATTCTCATTCAACGTCCCGTGGGAGAAGATCCGAGAGTGCTCCCTTGACGTGCAGGTTATGGACTTCGACAATATTGGCAGGAATGAGCTGATTGGTAGAATACTTTTGGCTGGTAAGTTTCTTACTTTAGGACGCTGGGAAAATCAGGAGTGCAATATTCAACTACACTCAAAAACTCGTGTTCAAGTACACTATGAAATTCGTGTTCAATCGCACTTTGAAATCATTGTTCGATTGAGCTCTGAATCCTGTATACAACGAGTTCTCATTCAACGTCCCGTGGGAGAAGATCCGGGAGTGCTCCCTTGA includes:
- the LOC123871267 gene encoding uncharacterized protein LOC123871267, whose translation is MSSDPNDFLPLSPAHFLVGRTLTAPAYDNLVETPKHRLDRYHRVEQIRQHFWRRWSKEYVSELQTRTKWRQNTQDLKPNTMVIIKEDNFPPLKWHLGRVIRNIPGKDGLSRVAEIQTASGLVRRAYAKICPLVDPDEDSLGSQELQGRGHVAAS